The following coding sequences lie in one Silene latifolia isolate original U9 population chromosome 5, ASM4854445v1, whole genome shotgun sequence genomic window:
- the LOC141655365 gene encoding uncharacterized protein LOC141655365 has translation MGISMIKKGETIGDLTIEPELYAEIREKQEGDALVARWRDTVIDAVAEGVRKRFHVGNDGSLRFDERWCVPDDEELKRKILTEAHSTRYFVHPGGEKLYKDLKKTFWWPKIKKEVAKFVARCLVCQRVKGEHKRPPSIGMAPFEALYGRKCKSPVCWDDRAYAVVLGPEMIQEMVEQVHIIRQKMRAAQDRQKSYADLKRIDIEFAMGDKVLLKVSPMRGVMRFWKKGNLSQKYIGPYEILDRVGEVAYRLALPPALDRVHNIFHVSQLRKYVSDPTHVLEPEHIEIDEQLSYVEEPKEILDRKVRKTRNGDTTLVKVLWSNHKVDDATWEAEAAMRDKYPSLFV, from the exons AAGAAGGGGGAAACGATAGGAGATTTGACCattgagccagagttgtatgctGAGATCAGAGAGAAGCAAGAGGGAGATGCTCTTGTGGCACGGTGGCGAGACACCGTGATTGATGCCGTGGCGGAGGGCGTGAGAAAACGATTTCATGTGGGCAATGATGGTAGTTTGAGATTTGACGAGAGATGGTGTGTAcctgatgatgaagaattaaaaagAAAGATTTTAACTGAAGCTCATTCTACTCGATATTTTGTTCATCCTGGAGGAGAAaagctatataaagatttgaagaagactttttggtggcctaagATAAAGAAAGAGGTTGCTAAGTTCGTTGCTAGATGTTTGGTTTGTCAAAGGGTAAAGGGAGAGCACAAGAGACCCCCAAG tattggcatggcaccttttgaggcattGTATGGAAGGAAGTGCAAGAGTCCAGTGTGTTGGGATGACAGAGCATATGCAGTGGTGTTGGGACCTGAGATGATACAGGAAATGGTGGAGCAAGTGCACATTATTCGTCAAAAGATGCGTGCAGCGCAGGATAGACAGAAAAGCTATGCGGATTTGAAGAGGATTGATATAGAATTTGCTATGGGAGATAAAGTGTTGCTTAAAGTGTCTCCTATGAGAGGTGTGATGAGGTTTTGGAAGAAAGGGAACCTGAGTCAGAAGTAtattgggccatatgagatcttagacagaGTTGGAGAGGTAGCTTATCGTTTAGCACTACCTCCAGCTTTGGATAGGGTCCATAATATTTTTCACGTTTCACAAttgaggaagtatgtgagtgatcctactcATGTACTAGAACCTGAGCATATTGAGATTGATGAGCAATTGTCTTATGTTGAGGAGCCTAAGGAGATCTTGGATAGAAAAGTGAGGAAGACTCGTAATGGTGACACGACATTAGTGaaggttttatggtctaatcataaGGTGGACGATGCTACATGGGAAGCTGAAGCTGCTATGCGAGACAAGTATCCTAGTCTTTTTGTTTGA